One genomic window of Evansella cellulosilytica DSM 2522 includes the following:
- the ispD gene encoding 2-C-methyl-D-erythritol 4-phosphate cytidylyltransferase — protein MKNYQVVIPAAGQGKRMNAGKNKQFLLINQIPLLIHTLRVFEEDLLCDKIILVVNKEEIEQMKRLTSQYAIKKVEKIVVGGSERQESVYEGLKAVQGNPIVLVHDGARPFIKQPIIDALVDSVMKRGASIVATPVKDTVKQVSKEYIHHTVDRTSLWAAQTPQAFRHEQILRAHEHAVKVGYTGTDDASLLEHNGEKVYIVPGDYENIKITTPEDLIFGEAIIKSRKEGNK, from the coding sequence ATGAAGAACTATCAAGTTGTCATACCTGCAGCAGGGCAAGGGAAAAGAATGAATGCAGGAAAAAACAAACAATTTTTATTAATAAATCAAATCCCCCTCCTCATTCACACATTGCGTGTGTTTGAGGAGGATCTTCTTTGTGATAAAATCATTTTAGTAGTAAACAAGGAAGAAATAGAACAAATGAAACGGCTAACTAGTCAATATGCAATTAAAAAGGTAGAAAAAATTGTTGTTGGTGGTAGTGAAAGACAAGAAAGTGTTTATGAAGGACTTAAAGCAGTGCAAGGGAATCCAATCGTGCTTGTACATGATGGAGCAAGACCATTTATAAAACAACCGATTATCGACGCCCTTGTTGATTCGGTCATGAAAAGGGGAGCGTCTATTGTAGCTACCCCCGTAAAAGATACAGTCAAGCAAGTTTCGAAAGAATATATTCACCATACCGTCGATCGTACAAGCTTGTGGGCTGCACAAACCCCCCAAGCTTTTCGTCATGAGCAAATATTAAGAGCCCATGAACACGCAGTAAAGGTAGGGTATACTGGTACTGATGATGCATCATTGTTAGAGCATAATGGGGAGAAAGTCTATATTGTTCCAGGAGATTATGAGAATATAAAAATAACAACACCTGAAGATTTAATATTTGGAGAAGCTATTATTAAAAGTCGGAAGGAAGGAAATAAATGA
- the rplK gene encoding 50S ribosomal protein L11: MAKKVIKVVKLQIPAGKANPAPPVGPALGQAGVNIMGFCKEFNARTQEQAGLIIPVEITVFEDRSFTFITKTPPAAVLLKKAAGIETASGEPNTKKVATLKRDKVREIAETKMPDLNAADVEAAMRMVEGTARSMGIVIED, from the coding sequence GTGGCTAAAAAGGTCATTAAAGTAGTTAAGTTACAAATTCCAGCTGGTAAAGCGAACCCAGCACCACCTGTTGGACCTGCATTAGGTCAAGCTGGTGTAAACATTATGGGATTCTGTAAAGAGTTTAATGCTCGTACACAAGAACAAGCGGGATTAATTATTCCAGTAGAGATTACGGTATTTGAAGACCGTTCATTTACATTTATCACAAAAACTCCACCTGCAGCAGTTCTTTTAAAGAAAGCAGCTGGAATTGAAACAGCATCAGGTGAACCTAACACAAAAAAGGTTGCTACACTGAAGCGTGATAAAGTGCGCGAGATCGCTGAAACAAAAATGCCTGACCTAAATGCTGCTGATGTAGAAGCAGCGATGCGTATGGTTGAAGGTACTGCCCGTAGCATGGGAATTGTTATTGAAGACTAA
- a CDS encoding Mini-ribonuclease 3, with protein sequence MKLNDIVTEPEQINALALAYMGDAVLETYVRYRLIAKGQVRPNKLHREGTKYVSAKAQAKVLHTFFEKNLLTDEEKSVALRGRNAKSGTVPKNTDHATYRYSTAFEALIGFLYLTNKLARLDELIGQAFHIVEGKEGEG encoded by the coding sequence GTGAAATTAAATGACATCGTTACAGAGCCCGAACAAATTAATGCATTAGCGCTTGCATACATGGGAGATGCGGTACTGGAGACTTATGTCCGGTACCGCTTAATAGCGAAAGGTCAGGTTAGACCGAATAAGCTTCACCGCGAGGGAACAAAATATGTATCAGCAAAGGCGCAAGCAAAGGTGCTACACACTTTCTTTGAGAAAAATTTGTTAACAGATGAGGAAAAGAGTGTAGCGTTACGAGGGCGTAATGCAAAATCTGGAACAGTGCCGAAAAATACAGATCATGCAACGTATCGTTATAGTACTGCATTTGAAGCGCTGATCGGTTTTCTGTATTTGACAAATAAGCTAGCGCGTTTAGATGAGCTTATTGGACAAGCATTTCACATTGTAGAAGGAAAGGAGGGAGAAGGATGA
- the ispF gene encoding 2-C-methyl-D-erythritol 2,4-cyclodiphosphate synthase has translation MIRIGQGFDVHQLVEGRPLIIGGIIIPHDKGLLGHSDADVLLHTIADACLGAIGEGDIGKHFPDTDPLFKDADSAKLLVHVWNLVKEKGYALGNLDCTIMAQKPKMAPHIQAMRGRIAALLEADVSQINVKATTTEKLGFTGREEGIASMAVVLLTKS, from the coding sequence ATGATAAGAATTGGACAAGGGTTCGATGTACACCAACTAGTAGAAGGACGCCCATTAATTATTGGGGGGATTATTATCCCACATGATAAAGGGCTATTAGGACATTCGGATGCTGACGTTTTATTACATACAATAGCGGACGCTTGCCTTGGAGCAATAGGGGAAGGGGATATAGGAAAACATTTTCCTGATACAGATCCATTATTTAAAGATGCTGATTCTGCTAAATTACTCGTTCATGTATGGAATTTAGTGAAAGAGAAAGGATACGCGTTAGGTAATTTAGATTGTACCATTATGGCACAAAAGCCTAAAATGGCACCACACATTCAAGCGATGCGAGGTAGGATAGCTGCATTATTAGAAGCGGATGTTTCACAAATTAATGTGAAAGCAACTACGACAGAAAAACTCGGATTTACAGGAAGAGAAGAGGGAATAGCTTCAATGGCTGTCGTTCTCTTAACGAAATCCTAA
- the rlmB gene encoding 23S rRNA (guanosine(2251)-2'-O)-methyltransferase RlmB: MSQELEYIFGKNPVLEALRGKRPINKIWIAEGSLRGPMIQVLELSKEKKINTQIVPKKKLDQMVPKDQQHQGVIAQVAAYEFQEIDVLFERARQKNEQPFFLLLDELEDPHNLGSILRTADAVGAHGIIVPKRRSVGLTYTVAKASAGAIEHVPVTRVTNLARTMDELKKEGLWFVGTDAKGEQDYREVDLDMPVVLVIGSEGRGISRLVKEKCDFLVQIPLAGKVTSLNASVAASLLMYEVYRRRFPQGLK; the protein is encoded by the coding sequence ATGAGTCAGGAGTTAGAATACATTTTTGGAAAAAATCCCGTCTTAGAAGCACTGAGAGGAAAGCGTCCAATCAATAAAATTTGGATTGCGGAAGGATCGCTTCGAGGGCCGATGATTCAAGTACTGGAATTATCAAAAGAGAAGAAAATAAACACACAAATTGTTCCTAAGAAAAAATTAGACCAAATGGTTCCTAAAGATCAACAGCATCAAGGGGTTATTGCTCAGGTGGCAGCATATGAATTTCAGGAAATCGATGTATTGTTTGAAAGAGCAAGACAAAAAAACGAGCAACCATTTTTCTTGCTTTTGGACGAGCTAGAAGATCCGCACAACTTAGGTTCCATTTTAAGGACTGCCGATGCCGTTGGTGCCCATGGAATTATTGTTCCGAAAAGGAGATCAGTTGGCTTAACATACACTGTAGCTAAAGCATCTGCAGGTGCAATAGAGCATGTACCTGTAACTAGAGTAACGAACTTAGCAAGAACAATGGACGAATTAAAAAAAGAAGGCCTTTGGTTTGTCGGTACCGATGCTAAAGGAGAGCAAGATTATCGAGAGGTTGACTTGGACATGCCAGTCGTTTTAGTAATCGGTAGTGAAGGAAGAGGGATAAGCCGATTAGTGAAAGAAAAGTGTGATTTCCTAGTGCAAATTCCATTAGCTGGCAAAGTAACGTCATTAAATGCGTCAGTAGCGGCTAGTCTACTCATGTACGAAGTATATAGACGAAGATTTCCGCAAGGTTTGAAGTAG
- a CDS encoding PIN/TRAM domain-containing protein yields the protein MLKRIVQLFILLIGGTLGFLYSQNVIEILNVGNVPSWIDNPYSGAMLGAIILFLSTFWLVEDIVGLIRLVEETLVKAPVTDLLFGTMGLGIGLLLAYLFGLPIAELQLQIVSSILPLFITIILGYLGFQVGFKKRDELINLFSIGKSAKDKKVDGQGNKQLNGSLKILDTSVIIDGRIADICQTGFLEGTLMIPEFVLEELQHIADSSDVLKRNRGRRGLDILNKIQKELPVNVEIYEGDFEDIQEVDSKLVKLAKLLDGYVVTNDFNLNKVCDLQGVSVLNINDLANAVKPVVLPGEEMGVQVIKDGKEQNQGIAYLDDGTMIVVEEGRNYIGQNIEVIVTSVLQTSAGRMIFAKPKLLEKAL from the coding sequence ATGCTCAAAAGAATAGTACAGCTTTTTATTCTATTAATTGGTGGAACACTAGGTTTTCTTTATTCACAAAACGTTATTGAAATTTTAAATGTTGGGAACGTCCCATCATGGATTGATAATCCTTATTCTGGAGCTATGTTAGGTGCAATTATATTATTTTTATCTACTTTTTGGTTAGTGGAAGATATCGTCGGTTTAATCCGATTAGTAGAGGAAACGTTAGTAAAGGCACCCGTCACAGATCTACTATTTGGAACAATGGGATTAGGGATAGGTTTATTATTAGCCTATTTGTTTGGACTTCCGATTGCTGAATTGCAGCTACAAATAGTAAGCTCAATTTTACCGTTGTTTATTACTATTATACTTGGCTATCTAGGTTTCCAAGTAGGCTTTAAAAAGCGCGATGAGTTGATTAATTTGTTTTCGATTGGAAAAAGCGCTAAAGATAAGAAGGTCGACGGTCAAGGGAACAAACAATTAAATGGATCACTAAAGATATTAGATACGAGTGTGATTATTGACGGGCGTATTGCAGATATATGTCAAACTGGTTTCTTAGAAGGAACTTTAATGATACCTGAATTTGTATTAGAGGAATTACAACATATAGCTGATTCATCAGATGTGCTAAAGCGTAATCGAGGGAGAAGAGGCTTAGATATTTTAAATAAAATACAAAAAGAATTACCAGTAAATGTAGAAATTTACGAAGGTGATTTTGAAGATATTCAAGAAGTTGATAGTAAATTAGTGAAGTTAGCAAAATTACTTGATGGGTACGTCGTTACGAATGATTTCAACCTCAATAAAGTATGTGATTTACAAGGTGTATCGGTCTTAAATATCAATGATCTCGCAAATGCAGTGAAGCCTGTAGTTCTCCCTGGTGAGGAAATGGGTGTTCAAGTAATAAAAGATGGAAAAGAGCAAAATCAAGGTATTGCCTATTTAGATGATGGTACAATGATCGTTGTAGAGGAAGGCAGAAATTATATCGGTCAAAACATTGAAGTAATTGTAACAAGTGTACTTCAAACATCTGCTGGTAGGATGATCTTTGCGAAACCTAAGCTATTAGAAAAAGCTTTATAA
- the cysE gene encoding serine O-acetyltransferase, whose protein sequence is MFKTLKNDIDVVLERDPAARNRLEVFINYSGVHAIWNHRFAHWLWKKRLYFIARFISQVSRFITGIEIHPGAKIGQRLFIDHGMGVVIGETCEIGDNVTIFQGVTLGGTGKEKGKRHPTLEDDVLIATGAKVLGSMRIGKGARIGAGAVVLKEVPPNSTVVGIPGRVVIQDGVKVSHDLDHINLPDPISDKFKELEVEILELKKELTELKREKVN, encoded by the coding sequence ATGTTTAAAACATTAAAGAATGATATAGACGTTGTATTAGAAAGGGATCCAGCTGCACGAAATAGGTTAGAAGTTTTCATTAATTATTCTGGTGTTCACGCTATATGGAATCATCGATTTGCACATTGGTTATGGAAAAAAAGGTTGTATTTTATTGCTAGGTTTATTTCACAAGTAAGTCGATTTATTACAGGTATTGAAATTCATCCGGGTGCTAAAATTGGCCAACGCTTGTTTATAGATCATGGCATGGGTGTTGTCATAGGGGAAACTTGTGAAATTGGGGACAACGTTACTATTTTTCAAGGAGTAACGTTAGGTGGTACAGGAAAGGAAAAAGGGAAGCGCCACCCGACATTAGAGGATGATGTACTTATTGCAACAGGTGCTAAAGTGTTAGGTTCTATGAGAATTGGAAAAGGAGCAAGGATTGGAGCTGGAGCGGTCGTGCTAAAAGAAGTGCCACCTAATTCAACAGTTGTAGGTATTCCAGGAAGAGTAGTGATACAGGATGGCGTTAAAGTTAGTCACGACTTAGATCACATTAACTTACCAGATCCAATTTCAGATAAGTTTAAAGAGTTGGAAGTAGAAATTCTTGAATTGAAAAAAGAGTTAACCGAGCTAAAAAGAGAAAAAGTCAACTAG
- the cysS gene encoding cysteine--tRNA ligase has translation MTIQVYNTLSRKVEPFQPIEEGKVSMYVCGPTVYNYIHIGNARPAVVFDMVRRYLQYRGYEVQYISNFTDVDDKIIKAAEEMGEDVPTIAERFIEAYFEDTAALGVQKADKHPRVTETMPEIIDFIARLIEKGYAYESQGDVYFRTRKFDGYGKLSHQSIDDLKLGSRIEVGDKKEDPLDFVLWKSAKEGEIYWDSPWGNGRPGWHIECSAMVKKYLGDTIDIHAGGQDLSFPHHENEIAQSESLNGKKMANYWIHNGYINIDNEKMSKSLGNFILVHDIIKKYDPEVVRFFIVNAHYRSPINFSDEQLTSAKSGLERIKTTYLNVKHRLSETANLGEDVEKWTKDMGVIHTRFLEAMDDDFNSANAVAAMFDLIKLGNLYLREDHTNKRVLEYFIKQLDDMSYVLGLTLNKKEEILDEEIEVLIQERIDARKNRNFARADEIRDLLKEQNIILEDTPQGTRWKRA, from the coding sequence ATGACTATTCAAGTTTATAATACATTAAGTCGTAAAGTAGAACCTTTTCAGCCGATAGAGGAAGGTAAAGTAAGCATGTATGTATGTGGTCCTACAGTATATAATTACATTCATATCGGTAATGCAAGGCCAGCTGTCGTATTTGATATGGTTAGAAGGTACCTTCAGTACAGAGGATACGAAGTGCAATATATCTCTAATTTTACAGATGTTGATGATAAAATCATTAAAGCTGCTGAGGAAATGGGAGAAGATGTACCGACTATTGCTGAAAGGTTTATTGAAGCATATTTTGAAGATACAGCAGCATTAGGTGTGCAAAAAGCAGATAAGCATCCACGAGTGACAGAAACGATGCCTGAAATTATTGATTTTATTGCACGTCTTATAGAGAAAGGCTATGCATATGAATCGCAGGGTGATGTTTACTTTCGTACGAGGAAATTTGATGGATATGGAAAGCTCTCTCACCAATCTATTGATGACTTGAAATTAGGATCGCGTATTGAAGTTGGTGATAAAAAAGAGGATCCGCTTGACTTTGTACTTTGGAAAAGTGCAAAAGAAGGAGAAATATATTGGGATAGTCCATGGGGGAACGGGCGACCTGGGTGGCATATTGAATGCTCTGCCATGGTAAAAAAATATTTGGGGGATACGATCGACATCCATGCGGGTGGTCAAGACTTGTCTTTCCCACACCATGAAAACGAAATTGCCCAATCAGAAAGCTTAAATGGAAAGAAAATGGCTAATTATTGGATTCATAATGGCTATATTAACATTGATAACGAAAAGATGTCTAAATCACTAGGCAACTTTATACTCGTCCATGACATTATAAAAAAATATGACCCGGAAGTTGTTCGCTTTTTTATCGTCAATGCACATTATAGAAGTCCAATTAATTTTAGCGATGAGCAATTAACTAGTGCGAAAAGCGGATTAGAGCGTATAAAAACGACTTATTTAAATGTAAAACATCGTTTAAGTGAAACAGCCAATTTAGGAGAAGATGTAGAAAAGTGGACGAAGGATATGGGGGTTATTCATACACGCTTTTTAGAAGCGATGGATGATGATTTTAATAGTGCCAATGCGGTAGCGGCAATGTTTGACTTAATTAAGCTCGGTAACCTTTATTTAAGGGAAGACCATACGAATAAACGAGTACTTGAGTATTTTATAAAGCAGCTTGATGATATGTCCTATGTTTTAGGATTAACGTTAAATAAAAAAGAAGAAATTCTTGATGAAGAAATAGAAGTTTTAATACAAGAAAGAATAGATGCAAGAAAAAACCGTAACTTTGCTAGAGCAGATGAAATACGTGACTTATTAAAAGAGCAAAACATTATCCTTGAAGATACACCTCAAGGAACAAGATGGAAAAGGGCGTGA
- a CDS encoding NYN domain-containing protein encodes MRRVLLVDGYNMIGDWPELKDLQLTDLEGARDKLIEHMAEYQAYTGIEVTVIFDAHMVPGLGKKYQNYRINIIYTREKETADERIEKLVKELKRVDTQIYVATSDFVEQRVIFASGAFRKSARELRTEVLSIEKGIEKEVEKRKQKRAKTKLPITDEMAELFEKWRRGEK; translated from the coding sequence ATGAGACGCGTTTTATTAGTGGATGGCTATAATATGATTGGTGATTGGCCAGAGTTAAAAGACCTTCAATTAACAGATTTAGAAGGAGCTCGAGATAAACTGATTGAGCACATGGCCGAGTACCAAGCATATACGGGAATAGAGGTCACAGTGATTTTCGATGCGCATATGGTACCTGGTCTTGGCAAAAAATATCAGAACTATCGCATCAATATTATTTATACACGTGAGAAAGAAACGGCTGATGAGCGGATAGAAAAGTTAGTTAAAGAATTAAAAAGAGTAGATACACAAATTTATGTGGCAACTTCTGACTTTGTTGAACAACGAGTTATTTTTGCGAGCGGTGCTTTTAGGAAGTCTGCAAGAGAGTTGAGAACTGAAGTACTTTCAATTGAAAAAGGAATTGAAAAAGAAGTTGAGAAACGGAAACAAAAAAGAGCAAAAACAAAGCTGCCAATAACAGACGAGATGGCAGAGTTATTTGAAAAATGGCGTCGAGGTGAGAAGTGA
- the rplA gene encoding 50S ribosomal protein L1: protein MAKKGKKYEDAIKLVDRERVYEIQEAVELVKKTATAKFDETVELAARLGVDPKKADQQIRGAVVLPNGTGKTQRVLVFAKGDKAKEAEAAGADFVGEDDLINKVNQGWFDFDVVVATPDMMAQVGKLGRVLGPKGLMPNPKTGTVTFDVTKAVNEIKAGKVEYRVDKTGNIHVPIGKVSFSDEKLAENLTTIIETLLKAKPASSKGTYMRNVAIASTMGPGVKVNVSAVKL, encoded by the coding sequence ATGGCTAAGAAAGGTAAAAAGTACGAAGACGCGATTAAATTAGTTGATCGCGAAAGAGTATATGAAATACAAGAAGCTGTAGAATTAGTAAAGAAAACAGCAACTGCTAAATTTGATGAAACTGTTGAGCTAGCAGCACGTTTAGGGGTTGACCCTAAAAAAGCGGATCAACAAATCCGTGGAGCGGTAGTTTTACCAAATGGTACAGGTAAAACACAACGCGTGCTAGTTTTTGCGAAAGGTGATAAAGCAAAAGAAGCAGAAGCTGCAGGAGCAGATTTTGTAGGAGAAGATGACTTAATTAATAAAGTTAACCAAGGTTGGTTTGACTTTGATGTAGTCGTTGCTACTCCTGACATGATGGCTCAAGTAGGTAAGTTAGGGCGTGTATTAGGACCGAAAGGCCTTATGCCAAACCCTAAAACTGGAACTGTTACTTTTGATGTAACAAAAGCGGTAAATGAAATTAAAGCTGGTAAGGTAGAGTATCGTGTTGATAAAACAGGTAACATTCATGTGCCGATCGGGAAAGTTTCTTTCAGTGATGAAAAACTAGCTGAAAACTTAACGACAATTATTGAAACTTTACTAAAAGCTAAGCCTGCATCATCAAAAGGGACATACATGCGTAATGTAGCCATTGCTTCTACAATGGGTCCTGGTGTTAAGGTAAATGTTTCCGCAGTTAAACTTTAA
- the nusG gene encoding transcription termination/antitermination protein NusG, with amino-acid sequence MEKNWYVVHTYSGYENKVKTNLEKRLESMDMSDKIFRVLVPVEEETEVKNGKSKQVTKKVFPGYVIVEMIMTDDSWYVVRNTPGVTGFVGSAGAGSKPTPLLPEEVEGILRQMGVEEPKADIDFELKESVKVKEGPFANFIGTVEDIHADKQKLKVHVNMFGRETPVELDFTQVEKL; translated from the coding sequence ATGGAAAAGAATTGGTACGTCGTTCACACATATTCAGGATATGAGAATAAAGTGAAGACAAATTTGGAAAAACGTTTGGAATCAATGGACATGTCAGACAAGATCTTTCGTGTACTTGTTCCAGTTGAAGAAGAAACAGAAGTGAAAAATGGTAAAAGTAAGCAAGTAACAAAAAAAGTTTTTCCAGGATATGTCATTGTGGAAATGATTATGACAGATGATTCTTGGTATGTAGTTAGAAACACACCTGGTGTTACAGGATTTGTTGGATCAGCAGGTGCAGGTTCAAAGCCTACTCCTTTATTACCGGAGGAAGTGGAAGGCATCCTTCGTCAAATGGGTGTAGAAGAACCGAAAGCAGATATTGATTTTGAATTGAAAGAATCTGTCAAAGTCAAAGAAGGACCATTCGCTAATTTCATTGGGACGGTTGAAGATATACATGCTGACAAACAGAAGCTTAAGGTGCATGTAAACATGTTTGGACGCGAAACTCCTGTGGAACTAGACTTTACTCAAGTAGAAAAATTATAA
- the gltX gene encoding glutamate--tRNA ligase, translated as MTQQVRVRFAPSPTGHLHIGGARSALFNYLFARNQNGKFIVRIEDTDQARNVDTATEKLLNSLKWLGIEWDESVDIGGPHAPYKSMERIDIYKKYIDQLIEEGKAYYCYMTEEELEAEREEQRGRGETPKYSGRDRHLTAEQRNAYEQEGRKPVVRFLVPENKTIVVDDIVRGNVTFDSDGIGDFVIARKDGIPTYNFAVVIDDYLMEISHVIRGEEHLSNSPRQVLLYEALGWETPRFAHASLILNEDHKKMSKRDESIIQFVEQYRDLGYLPEAIVNFIALLGWSPGGEEEILTKDQLVNQFSLERVIKAPAVFDTKKLAWMNNQYMKEADIDKVVEVSLPHLIHAGRLPEDLDGEERQWAYELIALHQEKMSYGAEIVELTELFFKEEIDYNEEATEVLEEEQVNEVLQAFKEKLTLLNEFSAEAIKKAMKEVQKETGHKGKKLFMPIRVATTGQTHGPDLPKAIVLLGKEKVISRITSIIK; from the coding sequence ATGACTCAACAAGTACGTGTGAGATTTGCTCCAAGTCCGACTGGTCATTTACACATCGGAGGGGCACGATCCGCTTTATTTAACTATTTATTTGCAAGAAATCAAAATGGAAAGTTCATTGTTAGAATAGAGGATACAGATCAGGCAAGAAACGTAGATACTGCTACGGAAAAACTGTTAAACAGTCTTAAATGGCTAGGGATAGAATGGGACGAAAGTGTAGATATTGGTGGGCCACATGCCCCTTATAAAAGCATGGAGCGTATCGATATTTATAAGAAATATATTGATCAGCTTATTGAAGAAGGAAAAGCGTATTACTGCTATATGACTGAAGAGGAGTTAGAGGCAGAACGAGAAGAACAACGTGGTCGCGGCGAGACACCAAAATATAGTGGAAGAGATCGGCACTTAACAGCAGAACAAAGGAATGCTTATGAACAAGAAGGTCGCAAGCCAGTAGTTCGATTTTTAGTGCCTGAAAATAAAACGATTGTCGTTGACGATATCGTTCGCGGGAACGTTACTTTTGACTCCGACGGTATTGGTGACTTTGTTATTGCTAGAAAGGATGGCATTCCAACTTATAACTTTGCCGTCGTTATTGATGACTATTTGATGGAAATTAGTCATGTCATTAGAGGTGAAGAACACTTATCTAATTCACCGAGACAAGTACTATTATATGAAGCATTAGGTTGGGAAACTCCTCGCTTTGCTCATGCTTCACTCATTCTTAACGAAGATCATAAAAAAATGAGTAAGCGCGATGAGTCTATTATTCAGTTTGTAGAACAATATCGAGATTTAGGATATTTACCAGAAGCGATAGTGAACTTTATTGCTCTATTAGGATGGTCTCCAGGAGGAGAAGAAGAAATTTTAACGAAGGACCAGTTAGTAAATCAATTTAGCTTAGAGCGGGTAATTAAAGCACCTGCAGTTTTCGATACGAAAAAGCTAGCTTGGATGAACAATCAGTATATGAAAGAAGCAGACATTGACAAAGTAGTGGAGGTTTCACTGCCACATTTAATACATGCCGGTAGATTGCCAGAGGACTTAGATGGCGAGGAAAGACAATGGGCTTATGAACTTATAGCACTTCATCAAGAAAAAATGAGCTATGGTGCTGAAATTGTGGAGTTAACGGAGTTGTTCTTTAAGGAAGAAATCGATTATAATGAAGAAGCAACAGAAGTGTTAGAAGAAGAGCAAGTGAATGAGGTTCTTCAAGCTTTTAAAGAAAAGTTAACACTTCTAAATGAGTTTTCTGCAGAAGCCATTAAAAAGGCGATGAAAGAAGTGCAAAAGGAAACTGGTCATAAAGGGAAAAAGTTATTTATGCCAATTCGTGTAGCTACTACAGGTCAAACGCACGGCCCGGATTTGCCAAAGGCAATTGTACTATTAGGAAAAGAAAAAGTAATTTCAAGAATAACGAGTATCATTAAGTAA
- the rpmG gene encoding 50S ribosomal protein L33: MSQKIVLACDICKSRNYTTNKTEQERTNRLQINKYCKTCGIHTMHVETK, translated from the coding sequence ATGTCGCAAAAAATAGTATTGGCTTGTGATATTTGCAAGTCAAGAAATTATACAACGAATAAAACAGAGCAAGAGCGGACAAACCGTCTTCAAATAAACAAATATTGTAAAACTTGCGGTATTCATACAATGCATGTTGAAACAAAGTAA
- the secE gene encoding preprotein translocase subunit SecE, with product MKRVSWPKRKELVRYTGVVIATVAFVAVYFAITDFGISELIRAILN from the coding sequence ATGAAGCGTGTATCATGGCCTAAACGAAAAGAATTAGTGAGATATACAGGTGTTGTAATTGCAACGGTCGCGTTCGTAGCTGTATACTTTGCTATAACAGATTTTGGTATTTCTGAATTAATTCGCGCAATCTTAAATTAA
- the sigH gene encoding RNA polymerase sporulation sigma factor SigH, with protein MALNIIENGLQANYDEIEDESLVEYVREGDSSALEYLINKYKNFVRAKARSYFLIGADHEDIVQEGMIGLYKAIRDFKGDKLSSFKAFAELCITRQIITAIKTATRQKHIPLNSYVSLDKPIYDEESDRTLLDVIVGSKISDPEELLINREEFDDIELKMSEILSDLERKVLMQYLDGRSYQEISVDLKRHVKSIDNALQRVKRKLERYVELKGVKL; from the coding sequence GTGGCTTTAAATATCATCGAGAATGGACTGCAAGCCAATTATGATGAAATAGAAGACGAAAGCCTCGTGGAATACGTGCGCGAAGGAGATAGCTCTGCATTAGAGTACTTAATCAATAAGTACAAAAATTTCGTGAGGGCAAAAGCAAGGTCCTACTTTTTAATTGGAGCTGATCATGAGGATATCGTCCAAGAAGGAATGATTGGGTTATACAAAGCAATTCGTGACTTTAAAGGAGACAAGCTTTCTTCTTTTAAAGCGTTTGCGGAGCTCTGTATTACTAGACAGATTATTACCGCGATCAAAACAGCAACAAGACAAAAGCATATCCCGTTAAATTCTTACGTTTCATTAGATAAGCCGATATATGATGAAGAGTCAGATCGAACCCTTCTTGATGTTATTGTTGGCTCTAAAATAAGCGATCCAGAAGAATTGTTAATAAATAGGGAAGAATTTGATGATATTGAATTAAAAATGAGTGAAATATTGAGTGACCTTGAGCGGAAGGTACTCATGCAATACTTAGATGGACGAAGTTACCAAGAAATCTCTGTAGATTTAAAAAGGCACGTGAAATCAATTGACAATGCACTTCAAAGGGTGAAAAGAAAGCTCGAAAGATATGTAGAACTCAAAGGTGTAAAGCTATAA